A single region of the Halopiger xanaduensis SH-6 genome encodes:
- a CDS encoding DEAD/DEAH box helicase: MSERETATDHSGIPITGDELTDTFPGYRADNDVSVLELPGRDASTVPNEDVLRPELAGPLENDLYSHQADALEALAREENVCVATSTSSGKTRIYALQIARNYLEAQARGEDSTAYVLYPTKALSRDQERELNDLFDDLGLEISVRVYDGDTERGQTRRQIREEADVIISNFAGVNTYLHDHDRWARFLSACDLVVIDESHTYTGVHGMHVAWIVRRLKRVLEYYASDPQFVLTSATIGNPGEHSEALIDEPVTVVDEDGSPTGPRDLVLWNPPPRAREDGDDERDEWNEAGEETEVTEDGPADAIVERVPATVEAPRLLSHLTYHDAQTLLFSPSRKLAELSVKRASKHRHDNRRYYTNPDRGSAIEPYHAGHSRKKRHGTEHQLKTGVLDGVASTNALELGINIGEMDATVQLGYPGQRQSFWQQIGRAGRGTKRALSVLVAEHRTLDQYVVNNPDYLLENDVEDAVVDVDNDAVFAQHLRCAADELAIDESDIGRLADRERLERAIEMWRRAGQLQGSLETGVSYVGPPRPQQSISLYATTGEEYEVELADGVDEEYDPQMEPLAEERVLRDFHEGAVRLHQGQQYEVVDVEHDAPRPSVTVRPTDVDYYTRTRTDVTVLDAVSEESREIGDFTLHFGRGRVLVYHGTYDKVAVHGGKKKEQAIPTDNPPLSMETQLCWLEVPQYVEDALVEKYREFEVPEMDGDLAQTAHLGYAGGLHAAEHATIGVAPLELMVDKRDLGGLATLTIDSHLDQSPTETDGFGTAAPDGDAPENIAAAEATVREIAQGLERDPASGWFIYDGIDGGLGFARAIYENFEAVARRAREHIADCDCGRVDGCPACVMDEQCGNDNQPLHRDAAVDVLDQLLGDAGEEALEAHLPDGEYGGERRPPLFYA, translated from the coding sequence ATGAGCGAGCGCGAGACTGCAACCGACCACAGCGGAATTCCGATCACCGGCGACGAACTGACCGACACCTTCCCCGGCTACCGCGCGGACAACGACGTCTCCGTCCTCGAGTTGCCGGGCCGAGACGCTTCGACGGTGCCGAACGAGGACGTGCTCCGACCGGAACTCGCGGGGCCCCTCGAGAACGACCTCTACTCCCACCAGGCCGACGCTCTCGAGGCGCTGGCGCGCGAGGAGAACGTCTGCGTCGCGACGAGCACCTCCTCGGGGAAGACCCGGATCTACGCGCTCCAGATCGCGAGGAACTATCTCGAGGCGCAGGCTCGTGGCGAAGATTCCACGGCGTACGTACTCTATCCGACGAAGGCGCTCTCGCGGGACCAGGAGCGCGAGTTGAACGACCTGTTCGACGACCTGGGCCTCGAGATTTCGGTTCGGGTCTACGACGGCGACACGGAACGCGGGCAAACGCGCCGGCAGATCCGCGAGGAGGCCGACGTCATCATCTCGAACTTCGCGGGCGTGAACACGTACCTGCACGACCACGACCGCTGGGCGCGCTTCCTGTCGGCCTGCGACCTCGTCGTGATCGACGAGTCCCACACCTACACCGGCGTTCACGGGATGCACGTCGCCTGGATCGTTCGTCGGTTGAAGCGGGTTCTCGAGTACTACGCTTCCGATCCGCAGTTCGTGCTCACGAGCGCGACGATCGGCAACCCGGGCGAGCACTCCGAGGCGCTGATCGACGAACCCGTGACGGTCGTCGACGAGGACGGTTCCCCAACCGGACCGCGGGATCTAGTGTTGTGGAATCCGCCGCCGCGGGCGCGTGAGGACGGGGACGACGAGCGCGACGAGTGGAACGAAGCGGGCGAGGAAACGGAAGTGACGGAAGACGGCCCCGCCGACGCCATCGTCGAACGCGTCCCCGCCACCGTCGAGGCCCCGCGGCTCCTCTCGCATCTCACCTACCACGACGCCCAGACGCTGCTGTTCTCGCCCTCGAGAAAACTCGCCGAACTCTCCGTCAAGCGGGCCTCGAAGCACCGCCACGACAACCGCCGCTACTACACGAATCCGGATCGCGGGAGCGCCATCGAACCCTACCACGCCGGCCACTCGCGGAAGAAGCGCCACGGCACCGAACACCAGCTCAAGACGGGGGTGCTGGACGGCGTCGCCTCGACGAACGCCCTCGAGCTGGGGATCAACATCGGGGAGATGGACGCCACGGTCCAGCTCGGGTATCCGGGTCAGCGCCAGTCGTTCTGGCAGCAGATCGGCCGCGCCGGCCGGGGGACGAAGCGTGCCCTCTCCGTGCTCGTCGCCGAGCACCGGACGCTGGACCAGTACGTCGTGAACAATCCCGACTACCTGCTCGAGAACGACGTCGAGGACGCGGTCGTCGACGTGGACAACGACGCGGTCTTCGCCCAGCACCTGCGCTGTGCGGCCGACGAACTCGCGATCGACGAGTCGGATATCGGTCGGCTCGCCGACCGCGAGCGCCTCGAGCGGGCGATCGAGATGTGGCGCCGCGCGGGGCAGTTGCAGGGATCGCTCGAGACCGGCGTCTCCTACGTCGGCCCGCCGCGACCGCAGCAGTCGATTTCGCTGTACGCGACGACCGGCGAGGAGTACGAGGTCGAACTGGCCGACGGCGTCGACGAGGAGTACGACCCGCAGATGGAACCGCTCGCGGAGGAGCGCGTGCTGCGGGACTTCCACGAGGGCGCGGTCCGACTGCACCAGGGCCAGCAGTACGAGGTCGTCGACGTCGAGCACGACGCGCCCCGACCCTCGGTGACGGTCCGGCCCACGGACGTCGACTACTACACGCGGACGCGGACCGACGTGACGGTCCTCGACGCGGTCTCGGAGGAGTCCCGCGAGATCGGCGACTTCACGCTGCACTTCGGCCGCGGCCGCGTCCTGGTCTACCACGGCACCTACGACAAGGTCGCCGTCCACGGCGGCAAGAAAAAAGAGCAGGCGATCCCGACCGACAACCCGCCGCTGTCGATGGAGACGCAACTCTGCTGGCTCGAGGTGCCCCAGTACGTCGAGGACGCCCTCGTTGAGAAGTACCGCGAGTTCGAGGTGCCGGAGATGGACGGCGACCTCGCCCAGACCGCCCACCTCGGCTACGCGGGCGGGCTCCACGCCGCCGAGCACGCGACCATCGGCGTCGCCCCGCTCGAGTTGATGGTGGACAAGCGCGACCTGGGCGGGCTGGCGACGCTGACGATCGACTCGCACCTCGATCAGTCGCCGACCGAGACGGACGGGTTCGGGACGGCGGCGCCGGACGGCGACGCGCCGGAGAACATCGCCGCCGCCGAGGCCACCGTCAGGGAGATTGCACAGGGACTCGAGCGCGACCCGGCCAGCGGCTGGTTCATCTACGACGGGATCGACGGGGGTCTCGGCTTCGCGCGGGCGATCTACGAGAATTTCGAGGCGGTCGCCCGGCGGGCCCGCGAGCACATCGCCGACTGCGACTGCGGGCGCGTCGACGGCTGCCCGGCCTGCGTGATGGACGAGCAGTGCGGGAACGACAACCAGCCGCTGCACCGCGACGCCGCCGTGGACGTGCTCGATCAACTGCTCGGGGACGCCGGGGAGGAAGCGCTCGAGGCGCACCTCCCCGACGGGGAGTACGGCGGGGAGCGGCGGCCGCCGTTGTTCTACGCGTAA